A genomic region of Sideroxydans sp. CL21 contains the following coding sequences:
- a CDS encoding DegT/DnrJ/EryC1/StrS aminotransferase family protein — translation MSEFLPFTKPFIDEAAIAAVGDVLRSGWVTSGPKVLEFEKQLSAYFGGRPVRTFNSGTCTMEIALRIAGIGAGDEVITTPISWVATASVILEVGATPVFADIDPVTRNIDLDKVEAAITPKTRAIIPVDLSGLPVDRDRLYDIAKRHKLRVVEDAAQAIGSLWGGKRIGSFGDFVSFSFQANKNLTTTEGGCLVLNNEDEARLAEKYRLQGVTRSGFDGMEVDVLGGKFNLTDVAAAIGLNQLPQLDAITARRHALARHYFVTFGADFENQTGVQLPIRNFENTNWHMFQIVLPQGVVRAEFMEKMKARNIGCGVHYPPIHLFKMYRERGFREGMFPVAESVGKRIVSLPMFPRMSEADVERVVKMVREVLGS, via the coding sequence ATGAGCGAATTTTTACCTTTCACCAAACCTTTTATCGACGAAGCCGCCATTGCCGCCGTCGGAGACGTGCTGCGTTCCGGTTGGGTCACCAGCGGTCCCAAGGTGCTGGAATTCGAGAAACAACTCTCCGCTTATTTCGGAGGGCGTCCGGTGCGCACTTTCAATTCCGGCACCTGCACCATGGAGATCGCCTTGCGCATCGCTGGTATCGGTGCAGGCGACGAAGTCATCACGACGCCGATTTCCTGGGTGGCGACTGCCAGTGTCATTCTCGAGGTTGGTGCAACACCTGTGTTCGCGGATATCGATCCGGTCACGCGCAACATCGACCTGGACAAGGTCGAAGCGGCGATCACACCGAAGACCCGCGCCATCATCCCGGTCGATCTTTCCGGCCTGCCAGTGGACAGGGACCGGCTGTATGACATTGCCAAACGCCACAAACTGCGCGTGGTGGAAGACGCGGCGCAGGCCATCGGTTCCTTGTGGGGCGGCAAGCGTATCGGCTCGTTCGGCGATTTCGTTTCCTTCAGTTTTCAGGCCAACAAGAACCTCACTACCACCGAAGGCGGCTGTCTGGTATTGAACAACGAAGACGAAGCTCGTCTCGCGGAAAAATATCGCCTGCAAGGCGTGACGCGTAGTGGCTTCGACGGCATGGAAGTGGATGTGCTGGGCGGCAAATTCAACCTGACCGATGTCGCCGCGGCGATCGGTCTGAACCAACTGCCGCAGCTGGACGCCATCACCGCGCGCCGTCATGCACTGGCCAGGCATTATTTCGTGACTTTTGGCGCGGACTTTGAAAATCAGACAGGCGTGCAATTGCCAATCAGGAATTTTGAAAACACCAACTGGCATATGTTCCAGATCGTCCTGCCGCAAGGTGTCGTGCGTGCCGAGTTCATGGAAAAGATGAAAGCGCGCAACATCGGTTGCGGCGTGCATTACCCGCCCATACATCTGTTCAAGATGTACCGTGAGCGCGGCTTCAGGGAAGGCATGTTCCCTGTTGCCGAGAGCGTCGGGAAACGCATCGTGAGTTTGCCGATGTTCCCCAGGATGAGTGAAGCGGATGTCGAGCGCGTAGTGAAGATGGTACGAGAGGTACTGGGCAGTTGA
- a CDS encoding glycosyltransferase family 39 protein, with the protein MTNDISRRGLLLLLLAVVLIWFGNLEYRKLIRPDEGRYAEIPREMVVSGDWTTPRLNELKYFEKPPLQYWATAVAYEVFGEHQWTSRIWAALTGFAGILLAWFTGARLFGREAGIYAALLLGSSMLYAMMSHINTLDMGVTFFISLGLFSLLLAQKEDQVAVRRNWMLLAWAGLALAVLSKGLMGLVLPGAALFLYSVFNRDITVWKRMHWFSGLLLFSLIAVPWFVLVIKANPEFFQRFFIYEHFERFTTKVHGRFQPWYYFVPILLLGMMPWTMLMFDTLLRSWRGSVRKVKVFSPERFLLVWAVFVYLFFSVSDSKLPSYLLPIFPALALLMGKQLAEMKARRLFWLTIPSLVVVAILLGLAPFADRTADTPLQHQMYSEYSVWLVIAAAFWLVSVIAALWLLRRDSKMIAVVVLAFSSLIAAQAGVSGYNTIARERSSYIIADAIKPLIKPDVPFYSVFCYEQTLPFYLKRTFTLVDYQDEMDFGIKMEPERWIPSVELLAKRWSAQAEAYAIVPTPLLYILQQQGIAMKEIYRDEQYVVVSKP; encoded by the coding sequence ATGACGAATGACATTTCCCGGCGCGGACTCCTGCTGCTATTGCTTGCAGTCGTGCTTATCTGGTTCGGCAATCTCGAATACCGCAAGCTCATCCGGCCTGACGAAGGACGCTATGCCGAGATTCCGCGCGAGATGGTGGTGAGCGGCGACTGGACAACACCGCGCCTGAACGAACTGAAATACTTTGAGAAGCCCCCGCTGCAGTATTGGGCCACGGCAGTGGCCTATGAAGTGTTCGGAGAACACCAGTGGACATCGCGCATATGGGCGGCGCTGACCGGATTTGCAGGTATTCTGCTGGCTTGGTTCACAGGTGCACGCCTATTCGGGCGCGAGGCGGGAATTTATGCGGCGTTGCTGCTAGGCAGCAGCATGCTCTATGCGATGATGTCCCACATCAACACGCTGGACATGGGCGTGACCTTCTTCATTTCGCTGGGACTCTTTTCACTGCTGCTCGCGCAAAAGGAAGATCAGGTCGCGGTGCGGCGCAACTGGATGTTGCTGGCTTGGGCCGGGCTGGCGCTGGCCGTATTGAGCAAAGGCCTGATGGGTTTGGTTCTGCCGGGGGCCGCACTGTTCCTGTATTCGGTGTTCAACCGCGATATTACCGTGTGGAAACGCATGCACTGGTTTAGCGGCCTGCTGCTGTTTTCGCTGATCGCGGTTCCCTGGTTCGTTCTGGTGATCAAGGCCAATCCGGAATTTTTCCAGCGCTTCTTTATCTACGAACATTTTGAGCGCTTTACCACCAAGGTGCATGGGCGTTTCCAGCCCTGGTATTACTTCGTGCCTATTCTGCTGCTGGGCATGATGCCGTGGACCATGCTGATGTTCGACACCTTGCTGCGCTCATGGCGCGGCAGCGTGCGAAAGGTCAAGGTGTTCAGTCCGGAGCGATTCCTGCTGGTGTGGGCAGTGTTCGTCTACCTGTTTTTCTCGGTTTCGGATTCCAAGCTCCCCTCATACTTGCTGCCAATATTCCCGGCGCTGGCACTGCTGATGGGCAAGCAACTTGCGGAAATGAAGGCGCGCCGCCTGTTCTGGCTGACCATCCCGTCACTGGTGGTGGTTGCCATCCTGCTCGGCCTCGCACCGTTTGCCGACAGAACGGCGGATACGCCCTTGCAACATCAGATGTACAGCGAGTATTCCGTTTGGCTGGTGATTGCGGCGGCATTCTGGCTCGTCAGCGTGATTGCGGCATTGTGGTTGTTGCGTCGTGACAGCAAGATGATCGCGGTTGTTGTGCTGGCATTCTCTTCGCTCATTGCGGCGCAAGCCGGTGTGTCGGGCTACAACACCATCGCGCGCGAACGCTCCAGCTATATCATTGCGGATGCAATCAAGCCGCTGATCAAGCCGGATGTGCCGTTCTATTCCGTGTTCTGCTACGAACAGACCTTGCCGTTTTATCTCAAGCGGACGTTCACGCTGGTCGATTACCAGGATGAAATGGACTTCGGTATTAAAATGGAACCGGAACGCTGGATACCTTCGGTTGAACTGTTGGCCAAGCGCTGGAGTGCGCAAGCGGAAGCCTATGCTATTGTGCCGACACCATTGCTTTATATACTCCAACAGCAAGGAATAGCGATGAAAGAGATTTATCGTGACGAACAATATGTGGTGGTGAGCAAACCATGA
- a CDS encoding EamA family transporter: protein MNLISFSLIFTGVMLNAAAQILMKAGTNAIGHFEFSVANILPIGWKLATEWHIITALFCYGISVVVWILALSRVPVSIAFPMLSMAYVVNAIAAWYLLGEAFNPTKLVGMGVIIFGVIIISRA from the coding sequence ATGAACCTGATCAGTTTTAGCTTGATCTTTACCGGCGTGATGCTCAACGCCGCCGCGCAGATCCTGATGAAGGCGGGAACCAATGCCATCGGCCATTTCGAATTCAGTGTCGCGAACATCCTGCCCATCGGCTGGAAACTGGCGACCGAATGGCACATTATCACTGCCTTATTCTGCTATGGCATCAGCGTGGTTGTCTGGATACTCGCGCTGTCACGCGTACCAGTCAGCATCGCCTTTCCAATGCTGTCCATGGCTTATGTGGTGAATGCCATTGCGGCCTGGTATCTGCTGGGCGAGGCCTTCAATCCGACCAAGCTGGTTGGCATGGGCGTGATCATCTTTGGCGTTATCATTATTTCGAGGGCTTGA